Proteins from a single region of Geothrix sp. PMB-07:
- a CDS encoding NADH-quinone oxidoreductase subunit J, with amino-acid sequence MFITFALITLLGALGMLLQKNIIVAGLFMVATFFGVAGLFVLLANPVAAAFQLIVYSGAIMVLVLFVIMMLNSHEEEKAQSSRPIQRWVSLALVAALAFGSVKLVLASAGVKALNASGAALPQAMTLQKVGLELFAGHLLGFEVAGLLLLAAMIGAVALTKRNL; translated from the coding sequence ATGTTCATCACCTTTGCCCTCATCACGCTCCTGGGCGCCCTGGGGATGCTGCTGCAGAAGAACATCATCGTGGCGGGCCTCTTCATGGTGGCCACCTTCTTTGGTGTGGCTGGCCTCTTCGTCCTGCTGGCCAATCCCGTGGCCGCGGCCTTCCAGCTCATCGTCTACAGTGGCGCCATCATGGTGCTGGTGCTCTTCGTGATCATGATGCTGAACAGCCATGAGGAGGAAAAGGCCCAGTCCTCCCGGCCCATTCAGCGCTGGGTGTCCCTGGCCCTGGTGGCGGCCCTGGCGTTCGGCTCGGTGAAGCTGGTGCTGGCTTCGGCCGGTGTGAAGGCCCTGAATGCCAGCGGCGCGGCCCTGCCGCAGGCCATGACCCTGCAGAAAGTTGGTCTGGAGCTCTTCGCGGGCCACCTGCTGGGCTTTGAAGTGGCGGGCCTCCTGCTGCTGGCGGCCATGATCGGCGCCGTGGCCCTGACGAAGAGGAACCTGTGA
- the nuoK gene encoding NADH-quinone oxidoreductase subunit NuoK gives MSGPGMSGMDAILQGGLQGYLVVALLLFAIGLAAVLLRRTLLMQFMGVELMLNAANVALLAFARFRGGDAQAMVFYLFIIAVAACEAAVGLALVIGLYRHRDTTDSDRAASLKQ, from the coding sequence ATGAGCGGCCCGGGAATGAGTGGCATGGACGCGATCCTGCAAGGCGGCCTCCAGGGGTACCTGGTCGTGGCGCTTCTCCTGTTCGCCATCGGCTTGGCGGCGGTGCTGCTGCGCCGCACCCTGCTCATGCAGTTCATGGGCGTGGAGCTGATGCTCAACGCGGCCAACGTCGCCCTGCTGGCCTTCGCCCGCTTCCGCGGGGGCGATGCCCAGGCCATGGTCTTCTACCTCTTCATCATCGCCGTGGCCGCCTGCGAAGCGGCTGTCGGCTTGGCGCTGGTCATCGGCCTCTACCGGCACCGGGACACCACCGACTCGGACCGCGCCGCCAGCCTGAAGCAGTGA
- the nuoL gene encoding NADH-quinone oxidoreductase subunit L, translated as MNKYYWLIPILPLLGSLFNGLLGKRAGKGVVTVVGLGVVFGALLLAVSAFFAMKGMPDHRLVLNYGEWMATGSLSVPFGLAIDPLSGTMMLVITGIGFLIHLYSVGYMHEDEGYYRFFCYLNLFVFFMLTLVLGSSLVLMFVGWEGVGLCSYLLIGYFYETDFAPDAGLKAFLTNRVGDLGVAIGMMVLFAAFGTLTVADMLTQAGHLAPEVGFGVLTFATLMLFVGATGKSAQLPLYLWLPDAMAGPTPVSALIHAATMVTSGIYMICRLAPIFTLAPITMDVVAWVGGATALFAATIGLVQRDIKKVLAYSTVSQLGYMFLGLGASGFAAGFFHVFTHAWFKALLFLGAGSVIHAMHHEQDLFKMGGLKNKTKITFITMVAGTVAIMGFPGTSGFFSKDEILYLAFLKSPALWVIGVIGACCTSFYMWRLMALTFWGEPRDHHAYDHAHESPLTMTLPLMVLALGSLLWGFWGVPEAFGGHFAVGEWLKPALTFGQAHAAHGHHEGPAVLLAIISTSLGLAFGFLGWKTFKNGPAAELAFAEKFPGLHNLLLNKYYVDEGVELYLLRPIRWFGNVLWKLFDVIIIDGVGVNLPGALARVFGDFTALFQTGRVRNYALSMALGAAILLYVFLK; from the coding sequence ATGAACAAGTACTACTGGCTCATTCCGATCCTCCCCCTGCTGGGATCACTCTTCAACGGCCTCCTGGGCAAGCGCGCGGGCAAGGGTGTGGTCACTGTGGTCGGCCTCGGTGTCGTCTTCGGTGCCCTGCTGCTGGCCGTGTCGGCCTTCTTCGCCATGAAGGGCATGCCGGACCACCGGCTGGTGCTGAACTACGGCGAGTGGATGGCCACGGGTTCGCTGAGCGTGCCCTTCGGCCTGGCCATTGATCCCCTCAGCGGCACCATGATGCTGGTGATCACGGGCATCGGCTTCCTCATCCACCTCTACTCCGTGGGCTACATGCATGAGGACGAGGGCTACTACCGCTTCTTCTGCTACCTGAACCTCTTCGTCTTCTTCATGCTCACGCTGGTGCTGGGCTCGAGCCTGGTGCTGATGTTCGTGGGCTGGGAGGGCGTGGGCCTCTGCTCCTACCTGCTCATTGGCTACTTCTACGAAACGGATTTCGCGCCCGATGCCGGCCTCAAGGCCTTCCTCACCAACCGCGTGGGCGACCTGGGCGTGGCCATCGGCATGATGGTGCTCTTCGCCGCCTTCGGCACCTTGACGGTCGCCGACATGCTCACGCAGGCGGGGCATCTCGCGCCTGAGGTGGGTTTCGGCGTCCTCACCTTCGCCACCCTCATGCTCTTCGTGGGCGCCACGGGCAAGAGCGCGCAGCTGCCTCTCTACCTCTGGCTGCCGGACGCCATGGCGGGCCCGACCCCCGTCAGCGCCCTCATCCACGCAGCCACCATGGTGACCAGCGGCATCTACATGATCTGCCGCCTGGCACCCATCTTCACCCTGGCCCCCATCACCATGGACGTGGTGGCCTGGGTGGGCGGTGCCACGGCCCTCTTTGCGGCCACCATCGGTCTGGTGCAGCGCGACATCAAGAAGGTGCTGGCCTACTCTACCGTCTCGCAGCTGGGCTACATGTTCCTGGGCCTGGGGGCCTCGGGCTTCGCCGCGGGCTTCTTCCATGTGTTCACCCATGCCTGGTTCAAGGCTCTCCTCTTCCTCGGTGCCGGCAGCGTGATCCACGCCATGCACCATGAGCAGGACCTCTTCAAGATGGGCGGCCTGAAGAACAAGACGAAGATCACCTTCATCACCATGGTGGCGGGCACGGTGGCCATCATGGGCTTCCCCGGCACCTCGGGCTTTTTCAGCAAGGACGAGATCCTATACCTGGCCTTCCTGAAATCCCCGGCCCTGTGGGTGATCGGCGTCATCGGCGCCTGCTGCACCAGCTTCTACATGTGGCGCCTCATGGCTCTCACCTTCTGGGGCGAACCCCGCGATCACCACGCCTACGACCACGCCCATGAAAGTCCGCTGACCATGACGCTGCCGCTGATGGTGCTTGCGCTGGGTTCGCTGCTCTGGGGTTTCTGGGGCGTGCCTGAAGCTTTCGGCGGCCACTTTGCCGTGGGTGAATGGCTGAAGCCCGCCCTGACCTTCGGCCAGGCCCACGCGGCCCACGGCCACCACGAGGGCCCGGCGGTGCTGCTGGCCATCATCTCCACCAGCCTCGGCTTGGCCTTCGGCTTCCTGGGGTGGAAGACCTTCAAGAATGGCCCCGCCGCGGAGCTGGCCTTCGCCGAGAAATTCCCCGGCCTGCACAACCTGCTGCTGAACAAGTACTACGTGGATGAGGGCGTCGAGCTCTACCTGCTGCGGCCCATCCGCTGGTTCGGCAATGTGCTGTGGAAGCTCTTCGACGTGATCATCATCGATGGCGTGGGGGTGAACCTGCCGGGCGCACTGGCCCGGGTCTTCGGGGATTTCACCGCCCTCTTCCAGACCGGCCGGGTGCGCAACTACGCCCTGAGCATGGCGCTGGGGGCCGCGATCCTCCTCTATGTCTTCCTGAAGTAG